One genomic region from Spiroplasma endosymbiont of Polydrusus cervinus encodes:
- a CDS encoding transposase family protein yields MARKGQKFNKYTAYFRKMIVQEVKNNSISFIAKKYQINKKTVASWYENFKKGILNTNKGPKESFEKRDLNYYKVRYELLKSFMTFTIK; encoded by the coding sequence ATGGCAAGAAAAGGACAAAAATTTAATAAATATACAGCATATTTTCGAAAAATGATAGTACAAGAGGTTAAAAATAATAGTATAAGTTTTATTGCAAAAAAATATCAAATTAATAAAAAAACTGTTGCTTCATGGTATGAAAATTTTAAGAAAGGAATTTTAAACACCAATAAAGGTCCAAAAGAATCATTTGAAAAAAGAGATTTAAACTATTACAAAGTTAGGTATGAATTACTAAAAAGCTTCATGACTTTTACAATTAAATAA
- a CDS encoding DDE-type integrase/transposase/recombinase — protein MKENNIQAEYVRRMRRKILIKQNRNKNIIKYPDLVNRNFNDIKERFSILFTDVTYLIWNGKKHYQSTILDGYTKEIIDVKWSKFNNNKLVIDNLNDAINKIKKIKKDLNKIIIHSDHGYQYTSKDYNSKCLDNKIIISMGKNYHCADNIIIESFHSLLKKGTIHNKNYKSHNEYINDVKKWNKWYSNQKEKYTINESL, from the coding sequence ATGAAAGAAAATAATATTCAAGCTGAATATGTAAGGCGTATGCGTAGAAAAATATTAATAAAACAAAATAGAAATAAAAATATAATTAAATATCCTGATTTAGTAAATCGTAATTTTAATGATATTAAAGAAAGATTTTCAATTTTATTTACTGATGTAACTTATTTAATTTGAAATGGTAAAAAACATTATCAATCAACAATACTTGATGGATATACTAAAGAAATTATTGATGTAAAATGATCAAAATTTAATAATAACAAACTTGTAATTGATAATTTAAATGATGCAATTAATAAAATTAAAAAAATAAAAAAAGATTTAAATAAAATAATAATTCATTCAGATCACGGATATCAATATACATCTAAAGATTACAATAGTAAATGTTTAGATAACAAAATTATAATTTCAATGGGTAAAAATTATCATTGTGCAGACAACATTATTATTGAAAGTTTTCATTCATTACTTAAAAAAGGAACAATCCATAATAAAAATTATAAATCTCATAATGAATATATTAATGATGTTAAAAAATGAAATAAATGATATTCAAACCAAAAAGAAAAATATACAATAAATGAAAGTTTGTAA
- a CDS encoding lipoprotein, whose protein sequence is MKKIITILGTITLIGTSTASLVACNTPQYTEKELSDLKEKNNIKTKDGVLEWIAPQEKPFSQVDNKYYFVVWRGDKNAGWKIALFKFENTNVTNIDQYGKYIIQYSVKQGYNSGLMLVEKRNPGNVLIKRWEDDNKQEYFKSLYRWNNDSEPNIDVKNKLKSYLDL, encoded by the coding sequence ATGAAAAAAATAATAACTATTTTAGGAACAATCACTTTAATTGGAACAAGTACAGCAAGTTTAGTTGCTTGTAATACACCACAATATACAGAAAAAGAATTATCAGATTTAAAAGAAAAAAATAATATAAAAACAAAAGATGGGGTTTTAGAATGAATAGCACCACAAGAAAAACCATTTAGTCAAGTTGATAATAAATATTATTTTGTAGTATGGCGTGGTGATAAAAATGCTGGTTGAAAAATTGCTTTATTTAAATTTGAAAATACTAATGTCACAAATATTGATCAGTATGGTAAATACATTATTCAATATAGCGTTAAACAAGGATATAATTCTGGATTAATGTTGGTTGAAAAAAGAAATCCTGGAAATGTATTAATTAAAAGATGAGAAGATGATAATAAACAAGAATATTTTAAGTCTCTTTATCGTTGAAATAATGATAGTGAGCCAAATATAGATGTTAAAAATAAATTAAAAAGTTATTTAGATTTATAA
- a CDS encoding PQQ-binding-like beta-propeller repeat protein: MLNNKLYFGAGDGKVYEYDPITEQQKIVIVTNKFIWSSGIVLNNKLYIGSADNNVYEYDPLTKQQKIVITANVLIQSSGVVLSNKIYFGSWDKNVYEYDPIINKQRVVITTNRLIRSSGVVLNNKIYFGSRDHNVYEYDPATGQQKNVITANDPFPYAENSFIYSGTILNNKIYFGSTGNSVYEYDPMTGQQKVVINGGGSIVSSATKTLNNKIYFGGLNYGIYEYDPMAGEQKIIITREEKIKIFGVVLNDKVYFNSQDNNNLYEYDLMINNQKIAITANGSLSFSALVLNNKIYIGSLDNNIYEYDPVTKQQKIVITSNDGSFPYSGIILDNKIYFGSSDHNVYEYDTVTKQQKIVIRTEGEVWSLGAVWQNKIYFGSHDHNVYEYITNNKQNLCNVITNTQLGKLENSNQQTILNELNYLNPDLDISELEVINITNNLAIIKAKINSTKSIGENIVYYKINNQKNKIINLNKLIKRAIF; encoded by the coding sequence GTGTTGAATAATAAACTTTATTTTGGTGCAGGAGATGGAAAAGTTTATGAATATGACCCAATAACAGAACAACAAAAAATTGTTATTGTAACAAATAAATTTATTTGATCTTCCGGTATTGTATTAAACAATAAATTATATATAGGATCAGCAGATAATAATGTTTATGAATATGATCCATTAACAAAACAACAAAAAATTGTTATTACAGCAAATGTATTAATTCAATCTTCTGGCGTAGTTTTAAGTAATAAAATTTATTTTGGTTCATGAGATAAAAATGTTTATGAGTACGATCCAATAATAAATAAACAAAGGGTTGTTATTACCACAAATAGATTAATTCGTTCTTCTGGTGTAGTTTTAAATAACAAAATTTATTTTGGTTCGCGAGATCATAATGTGTATGAATATGATCCGGCTACAGGACAACAAAAAAATGTTATTACAGCAAATGATCCGTTTCCTTATGCAGAAAATTCGTTTATTTATTCAGGAACGATATTAAACAACAAAATTTATTTTGGTTCAACAGGTAATAGTGTTTATGAGTATGACCCCATGACAGGACAGCAAAAAGTTGTTATTAATGGAGGTGGATCAATTGTATCATCGGCGACAAAGACGTTAAATAATAAAATTTATTTTGGTGGATTAAATTATGGTATTTATGAGTATGACCCCATGGCAGGAGAGCAAAAAATAATTATCACAAGAGAAGAAAAAATTAAAATTTTTGGAGTGGTTTTAAATGATAAAGTATATTTTAATTCACAAGATAATAATAATCTTTATGAATATGACTTAATGATAAATAATCAAAAAATTGCTATTACAGCAAATGGTTCACTTAGTTTTTCGGCGTTAGTTTTAAACAATAAAATATATATAGGTTCATTAGATAATAATATTTATGAATATGATCCAGTGACAAAACAACAAAAAATTGTTATTACATCAAATGATGGTTCGTTTCCTTATTCTGGAATAATATTAGATAACAAGATTTATTTTGGTTCTAGTGATCATAATGTTTATGAATATGATACAGTGACAAAACAACAAAAAATTGTTATTAGAACAGAAGGAGAAGTTTGATCTTTAGGAGCAGTATGACAAAATAAAATTTATTTTGGCTCACATGATCATAATGTTTATGAATATATAACAAATAATAAACAAAATTTATGTAATGTTATTACAAATACCCAATTAGGAAAATTAGAAAATAGCAATCAACAAACTATTTTAAATGAATTAAATTATTTAAATCCTGATTTAGATATATCAGAATTAGAAGTAATTAATATAACAAATAATTTGGCAATAATTAAAGCAAAAATAAATAGTACTAAATCTATTGGTGAAAATATAGTATATTATAAAATAAATAATCAAAAAAATAAGATTATTAACTTGAATAAATTAATAAAAAGAGCTATTTTTTAA